The genomic DNA GTCCGTCCAGCTTCTGCCTTCATCTTTGGAAAAAGCGATTTTGACGTCGTATTGGTAATCGCCCGGTCCATTCAACTCTAGCCATTGTGCCGCCAAACCGCCACCAGCAAGCGCCACTACCGAAGGGAAGTCGGCCCAGTTGATGTAAGTCTTTGACGATACATTAATTGTGCGGACGTCCGACCACTCACTGCCGTTGAGGATGGCCATGCGAACTTCCGCTTCGGTTCCGCTTTCTTCGGTCCAGCTCAGTAAAACCCTGCCATCCGACAAGGGTGCGAGTGATGGTTCGCGCGCATTGATGCCAACAGGTGATCCGCGGTCGGTCAATCTGAATAAACCGGTTTCCTCCGCGTATGATGCGGTGGACGAAGCGAACAATGCACCAAGGATCAGAGTCGACGCAGCAGAACATTTAATCATGAACAGAATTTTCCCACCGGTTGTTGCTTTTCTGTGGCAAACCGAATGCTAATTGACCGTGAGGCAACTCCCATTCTTTCGTCCGACGAATGTGCTTAGTTGATTCCGTTGGCCCGCTGCAAAGCTCGAATGTATGCTACGATAGCAAGGATATCTGATCGCGTCACGCCTTCAACAGCTGGCATGTTGCCAAATTTCCAGTGGTGCGCCCGAACTCCATTCTGCGCTGCGAGGACAAACGCCATGTCGCCGTGGTGGCTGGGTTCATAGATCTTGTGAACAAGCGGAGGAGCGACGCCATCTTGGCCCTGCGCGTTTCGGCCATGGCAAGCGGAACAGACCGCATCATAAGCGCTTGCGCCGATTTGCTCCTGCTCTGTGAAACTGTTTGGTAGCTTGACAGTAGCGAGAGCACCCGCGGGAAGCGCGATGCTGTCCTGCCTCTGGGCGCCCGTCCGAGTGTGGCTCGGTTGCACAATGAACCATACTGCTGCAGCGACGGCGACCAGAGCAAAAAATATCGCTGCCCATTTCATACTATCAAACTCTTTCATGATGTTGCGATGGCCCCCTGCCTTTTTAAAGACGAAGCCGGGCATCTCAGTGGGGCTTGCTCGAATTGACTGACCTCCTGCGGCATGGTGTTGTCTGCTTGAACAATTGCGGATTGCTGGATCGATTTGTTGAAAAAGGTCGTGATTTCGTGGTACCGGATCCGCGTGTCTTCCAGCGTCTGATAGTAATTGAAGAGTTCTTTAAGCGGTGCCGAGAAGTCTTTGTGTGCGGCTAGGACGGCCACCAGGGCACCGAGTGTAATACGCCCTTCGATGACGAAATATCCTCCCAATGAGTAGAACAGGAATGGGGTCAGCGCGGTTAGAAAATTGTTGAGGGCCTTGATGAAGAACTTCAGGTGGAAAATTTTCCTGCGGACGTGCTCAAGCTCTCTAAAACTCGCTCCGGCCGGTAGCAGTCCGGTCGAATTGACCTGCCGTTCATGCAACTGTTCGCTGAGCTGTCTGCCGAGCTGTCGGACTTCCTTGATCCTTGTACGTGAAAGGGCGTTTACACGCCGCTGTAGCTTGGGCAGCAGCACGAGCTGAACTGGCAGCACGGTCAGTGCGGCGGCACCCAACACAGGGTCCTGAACGAACATGAAAAACAGAATCGTCAACAGTGTACCGCCTTGTAGGATTGGCAGCGTGAGGACATCTGCCGCGAAGCCACCTATGGGCTCAACCTCCTGTGCGAGAATAGGGACGATTTCGCTCTGGTTTCGGGAGTCGGGATCGCTGCGCCATTGCCGATAGACCAGCAAGCGGAAGCGCCGCAGAAAACGCTCAGCTACATACCCCTTGAACACGTTGAGGCCGTATTTATTTAGCCCATTCAAGATGATCGCCAGAAGGTAGAGACCAGAGAGAAGCATTAGGAAAACGACCTGATCGACGTCTCGTCCCAAAATGGCAACGGGGAAACGATCAGAATCCAAAGCGTTGTTTACGATCTGCTTTGGCAGTTCGAGGGTCAGATATAGAATAGGCATCGCGATGAGGCTGACCACAATCATCAATGCCTGCTGCCTTCTGGAGTAGCGCAGGACCGTGCTGAAAAGACTGCCTTCAAGCCCCCGAATGGGTTCGGGGTGGAACGTAGGGGCCTGACGGCGCTTCCAAAGCTTGAGAATGCCGCCTATAGCAAGATATGAGCCGACAGTGATCAGCAGCGCGGGTGCCAAGACCAGTATCAGATGAATGAACGGGTGAACCCAGTCTGGCGTCGCATCGCTGTAGTCGTACCCAAACGCGGCAGATACGTTGTGTACAAGCACGTGATACCTGTCCAGGAGTGACATCAAAAACTCTAACCCTTGGATTTCGGCGCAAGGTGATCGTGCACGATGATGACGCCCCACATGCCCGCTTCCCGGTGGCCGGGTATCAAGCATACGAACTCCAGGTTCGTCATATCGGAGAACTCCCAGATCAGCTCGGCATTTTGTCCACTTGGGATCAAAACCGAGTTGGCGCGATCATGTTGCATATCGGGGTGTTCGCGCATCCACTGCTGATGTTTCGCAATTTCGTCAAAGGAGCCGAGAAAGAACTCATGATCCAGAGCGCCTGTATTTCCGATCAAGAACCGAACGACCGATCCCTTTTCAATCTGGATCGCGTCCGGCTCGAAAAGCATGTAGCCGCTTTCTGTCTCCCTGATGGATATTTCGATCGTCCGGTCGAATGAGGAACCGACACCGGGCTTCCCGATCGCATCATGGCCAGGCACTTCGAAGGCCCGCGCATGAGGTTGCTGGCCTTTGCCACTGGAAGCGTTCACTGAGAAAGCCGGAAAGACGAGCACAAGGGCGGTGGTGCAGATTATCAGGAAATTCATACTGCTCGGCTACCTCCTTAACGCTTGATTTTATTGCCTCAAAGCGTTGGGGCCGGGCGTGTTCGCCTCGGCCCCATTGTCTATCTTCACTTCATCTGCGTGACAGTAAGCTTGCCCTTGACCCGGTCGGCAACGAACTCGATGTCCTGACCTTCCGCCATCTTGGCCATCATCGCTTCGTCCGCGCGGAACACCATCGTCATCGCGGGCATATCGAGGTTGACCAGAGGGCCGTGGATGATTGTGACCTTGCCGGCTTTGGCGTCGATCTTCTTGATGGTCCCGCTCGTATATTCCACGTCAGCCTGAGCCATCTGGTCCCCCACTGAGACCGCACGGTGCATTCCGGATTCGTAGTGACCCGGGATCAGGCACGCGGCTTCGAACGTACCAGCATTCGCGAACGTCCAGACGACCTCGCCCGTGGCACCCGGATCAAGACGGATACGGTTCGGGTCGTCGTGTTCCATGTCCATCTTGGCCATTTCGATCTTGTGCTCGGCGTTATTTTCCAGCGTGTCGAGAACAAACTCGTGTTCCAGCTCACCCTTGTTCGTGATGTTGAAGCGGATGGTTTCACCCTGCTTGATGGTCATCTCCTCACTCTCGATCAGCATTTCGCCTTCGTCGTTTTCAAGCAGGGTTACATCAATCGACCGGTCGACTTTTGCCGTATGGCCGGGCATACCGACGGCCATTTTGGCATGACCAACGTCAGCGAAAGCCCCAGTTGAAGCGAAAAGGACGAGAGAGGTGCTCAGAAGAAGTTTTTTCATTTGGTTTTCCTGTAGGTTTGGTTTGGTTGGAGTCGACGAAGGGCCGTTCAGCCCTCCGAGTTTGGTTTTGGTGTGAGAATGGTCTTGGGACTGTTGTTCGAGGCGAACTCGGGCAATTCGCCAGTCCATTCGTAGGCCATCTCGCCCGGAGGATTTTCGTACCAGCCGGGATCGGAGTAATCGTCCGCGTCGAT from Sulfitobacter sp. THAF37 includes the following:
- a CDS encoding copper-binding protein — translated: MKKLLLSTSLVLFASTGAFADVGHAKMAVGMPGHTAKVDRSIDVTLLENDEGEMLIESEEMTIKQGETIRFNITNKGELEHEFVLDTLENNAEHKIEMAKMDMEHDDPNRIRLDPGATGEVVWTFANAGTFEAACLIPGHYESGMHRAVSVGDQMAQADVEYTSGTIKKIDAKAGKVTIIHGPLVNLDMPAMTMVFRADEAMMAKMAEGQDIEFVADRVKGKLTVTQMK
- a CDS encoding ABC transporter transmembrane domain-containing protein, translated to MSLLDRYHVLVHNVSAAFGYDYSDATPDWVHPFIHLILVLAPALLITVGSYLAIGGILKLWKRRQAPTFHPEPIRGLEGSLFSTVLRYSRRQQALMIVVSLIAMPILYLTLELPKQIVNNALDSDRFPVAILGRDVDQVVFLMLLSGLYLLAIILNGLNKYGLNVFKGYVAERFLRRFRLLVYRQWRSDPDSRNQSEIVPILAQEVEPIGGFAADVLTLPILQGGTLLTILFFMFVQDPVLGAAALTVLPVQLVLLPKLQRRVNALSRTRIKEVRQLGRQLSEQLHERQVNSTGLLPAGASFRELEHVRRKIFHLKFFIKALNNFLTALTPFLFYSLGGYFVIEGRITLGALVAVLAAHKDFSAPLKELFNYYQTLEDTRIRYHEITTFFNKSIQQSAIVQADNTMPQEVSQFEQAPLRCPASSLKRQGAIATS
- a CDS encoding cytochrome c, with protein sequence MKEFDSMKWAAIFFALVAVAAAVWFIVQPSHTRTGAQRQDSIALPAGALATVKLPNSFTEQEQIGASAYDAVCSACHGRNAQGQDGVAPPLVHKIYEPSHHGDMAFVLAAQNGVRAHHWKFGNMPAVEGVTRSDILAIVAYIRALQRANGIN
- a CDS encoding plastocyanin/azurin family copper-binding protein, yielding MNFLIICTTALVLVFPAFSVNASSGKGQQPHARAFEVPGHDAIGKPGVGSSFDRTIEISIRETESGYMLFEPDAIQIEKGSVVRFLIGNTGALDHEFFLGSFDEIAKHQQWMREHPDMQHDRANSVLIPSGQNAELIWEFSDMTNLEFVCLIPGHREAGMWGVIIVHDHLAPKSKG